The segment TTCTCGTTATCTCCAACGAGTCTACCAGAGCGGATGTGGCCGAACCGACCGCGATAGCGCGGAACGGAGGGTAAAAGCCCGGCGAATGCGGTAAACCAGAGATAGCCGGCGTGCAGGTCCGCCCGGGCGCCGGCGCCGAAAAGGGAGGAAGTTGCGATGACGGTTGATTTGCCGGCGGATGTGGCCGCTGCGTGCGCGCCGCTGTTCGAGCTACTGCCGATCACGCGGGCCATGGGGACATTGCTATCCGGCGCCGAGCAGTGTACCGACGTGGTGCGGCAGGTTATTGCCGAGCCGGCGGTCGCGCCCAATCCGGCGCTCGTCGCAGGATTATGGCTGTTCGTGGATGACCTCACACGGAGCCACACGGTGAGTCAGGGAATCGAGGGACCAACCGGCGCGTGGTGGCATGGCATCATGCACCGCCGGGAAGGCGATTTCAACAACAGTCTCTACTGGATGGCCCGGGCGTCAGGTCACCCACTGCTGGCTGAGCAGCCGCAGCTGGCGCCCGCGGCCCTTGTTACAGCCGCAGGGGCCACCGGCGCCGCCAATCCGCCCGATCTTGTGAGGCGCCAGCGGGAAGAGTGGGTGGCGCTCTTCAGCTGGTGTGCGCGGAACAGGGCCTGAGTTTCAACGGCGAGCGGCGGCGGCGCCGCGCGTGGGCTTCGCAGGCAGTTCAACCGCAAACCGCCCGCTCAGCGCAGATTCTCCCGATCATATTGGCCGAGCGCAGTCTTTATCTTATGGAAGAGCCGGAGCAGGCCCGGAACCTGCCTGTAGTGGTACAATCGCGCACGATACCGACTATGAAACCTTTTACCAAAGTATTCGCCTTGATCGCGCTGGCGGCAGTCGGTTCCGCGCCGGCGGCCGCTTCCGGCCATCGCTGGGCGCTGGTGGTTGGCGTGGAGCACTACAAGAACTCCGATATCGAGCCCCTCCGCTACGCGGAGGCGGATGCCACTTCGGTGGCCTCCGCCCTGGAGAAGAGCCTCGGTTTCAACGCCAGGCGCGTGCGGGTGATGACCAGCGCGGTGTCGGACACCACCCAGCCGGATTGTCCTACCAACGTGCACGTCATCGACGCGCTCAACGCCATGGCAAACAGCGTCGGGCCGGACGATACGTTTGTATTCTACTTGTCCGGCCATGGCTTCAGCCGCGGTGACGAAAGCTTTCTGGGCACCATAGAGACGGACGCCACATCCATCGATACGCTGCGGCTCAGTACAATCCCGCTCTCGATGCTGCAGAATGTGATGAAGCGGGTAAAGGCCCGGCAGGTGGTCTTCATGATCGATGCCTGCCGCAATGATCCGGAGCGCGACAAGGGCGGCGGCGAGAACGTTCGCACGGCCGGCTTCAGCAAGAGCCTGGAAGTAGCGGCCCGGCCCGCTGCCGCGCTGGGGGGCGGCAGCGCGGTGTTGTTTGCCTGCGCGGATGGGCAGCGCGGTTACGAGGATCCATCGCTGGCCCACGGCGCGTTCACCTACTACCTGGTCAGCGCGCTTAAGGGGGCCGCCGCGCTGGCGGGAGAGCCGCTTTCCGCGGCGCAGGTGGCCGGTTACGTGCTCGAAAAGGTGACCGCCTGGGCCCGACAGCACAGCCGACAGCCATCCTACTGGCCAACAGCGTGGCCGGCACGCAGCTGCCCCAGGGCTGCGCAGTGAAGCAGATGGATACGAGCGTGCGCGTCTCGGTAGTCACCGAGCCGCCCGGGGCTGCCGTCTCGTTGGATGGCGTGCCCGCAGGCGTGACTCCGGCAGAGATTCCCGTGGAGCTCGGGCTGCACGCAACGTGGCAGGCGCAGGTGGCCGTCACGCTTTTCGGATTCCAGCCCGTTCTCTACCGTGTTACGCTGGCGCGCGGTCACTCTACGATCATTCCGCCGGATGTGCTGCACGAAGAGACCGGCGCGCAGCCCGGGTTGCCAGCGGGCCGCGCCGGTGGGCCGCCAGTCGAGGACAGCGGCCTGGCGGCAGGCGCGGTCCGGACCAACCCGAAAGACGGCGCGGAGATGGTCTGGATACCGCCGGGTCCCTTCCAGATGGGTGACAGCGATCAATATGGCAACCAGCCACATACGGTGACGCTCAGCGGTTTCTGGATGTACAGAAACAATGTGACGGTCACGGAGTACCGCACCTTCTGCGATGCTGCGGGCCGGCGGATGCCGCCCGCGCCGCAGTTCGACCCGACCTGGAGCCAGGGCGATCACCCGATCGTCAACGTGACGTGGGACGACGCTGCAGCTTACGCGAAGTGGGCAGGCTGCGAGCTGCCGACGGAGGCGCAGGGGGAAAAGGCCGCGCGCGG is part of the Armatimonadota bacterium genome and harbors:
- a CDS encoding caspase family protein, with the translated sequence MKPFTKVFALIALAAVGSAPAAASGHRWALVVGVEHYKNSDIEPLRYAEADATSVASALEKSLGFNARRVRVMTSAVSDTTQPDCPTNVHVIDALNAMANSVGPDDTFVFYLSGHGFSRGDESFLGTIETDATSIDTLRLSTIPLSMLQNVMKRVKARQVVFMIDACRNDPERDKGGGENVRTAGFSKSLEVAARPAAALGGGSAVLFACADGQRGYEDPSLAHGAFTYYLVSALKGAAALAGEPLSAAQVAGYVLEKVTAWARQHSRQPSYWPTAWPARSCPRAAQ